From a single Streptomyces sp. NBC_01264 genomic region:
- a CDS encoding dihydrofolate reductase family protein, protein MSELLVDFITSLDGHASGEGWPGFWGLEGPEYLAWLGEQPEATYLMGANTYRLMSGFAAGEVPHGQDEFRPEEEASVDELTQASKVVFSSSLEEPLKWANSTLVRDDAIEAVRAMKSSGSGLLSTIGSLSLCRSLLRAGLVDRFRVVMFPVITGATGEERIYDGYPDVALEMIEHRTFDGRIQLVEYKPRVLEHPPLGVPG, encoded by the coding sequence ATGTCGGAGCTTCTCGTCGACTTCATCACCTCCCTCGACGGCCACGCATCGGGAGAGGGATGGCCCGGGTTCTGGGGCCTCGAGGGCCCGGAGTACCTCGCATGGCTCGGCGAGCAGCCCGAGGCCACCTACCTGATGGGAGCAAACACCTACCGCCTGATGTCGGGCTTCGCCGCCGGCGAGGTCCCGCATGGCCAAGACGAGTTCAGGCCCGAAGAAGAGGCATCCGTTGACGAGCTCACGCAAGCGTCCAAAGTGGTGTTCTCCTCCTCACTCGAGGAGCCACTGAAGTGGGCCAACTCCACGCTCGTCCGCGACGATGCCATCGAGGCGGTCCGCGCCATGAAGTCGAGTGGCTCGGGGCTCCTCAGCACGATCGGCAGCCTCAGCCTGTGCCGGTCCCTGCTACGTGCCGGACTCGTCGACCGCTTCCGGGTCGTGATGTTCCCGGTGATCACCGGAGCCACGGGCGAAGAACGCATCTACGACGGCTATCCGGACGTCGCCCTCGAGATGATCGAGCACCGCACCTTCGACGGCCGTATCCAGCTGGTCGAGTACAAGCCCCGTGTGCTCGAGCACCCGCCGCTCGGCGTCCCTGGGTGA
- a CDS encoding SMI1/KNR4 family protein has product MLDQRPPLSSVSDFATWEPVLRLMLADDTDRRAARPARVAGRISPYGTSLAYRGSMSPTARAAVEDIQRALARGGVQEIAFSAEVQPDGRTTLGLVWPSAAVEPALGCPDLGVLVLAEGSLAEPWLRHPDPVPGAVPSPSADPELLERTLRERLPGAVGATEEEIAAAEARLGVTLSDELKALYRVTRVYGKDDDFDLEEADRAGEAVGCELSGLEHLYSVDAAVRHPGWDHGATHAVGTGPDAAVQGLAGSPGWIGFGTNGGDEFAVDLTPGPTGYFGQIILVDHEQSLGADLVADSLTDFVLGRMREEVHGRRADEPPSEAKVGTGCLETIRAAAHPTLEVLSIGAWDGAPFSLTPLVGLPRLRTLTAMPGTLADPLEVAELTGLEFLEIGAQEWRVLLDAGTVPRTLKAAAIKVRDKDHLPVATLANEILALWDRPKITQTLLAGELGLPI; this is encoded by the coding sequence ATGCTTGATCAGAGGCCCCCCTTGTCATCGGTATCCGACTTCGCGACCTGGGAACCCGTGCTCCGGCTCATGCTGGCCGACGACACGGATCGGCGTGCTGCCCGGCCGGCACGTGTTGCAGGGCGCATCAGCCCGTACGGCACGAGCCTTGCGTACCGGGGATCCATGTCGCCGACAGCACGGGCCGCGGTGGAGGACATACAGCGGGCGCTCGCACGCGGCGGAGTTCAGGAGATCGCGTTCAGCGCGGAGGTCCAGCCGGATGGTCGGACCACGCTCGGCCTGGTCTGGCCGAGCGCGGCCGTGGAACCGGCTCTCGGCTGCCCGGACCTGGGGGTGCTGGTTCTGGCCGAAGGCTCCCTTGCCGAGCCCTGGCTCCGCCATCCCGATCCGGTGCCCGGAGCGGTGCCGTCGCCTTCGGCGGATCCTGAGTTGCTGGAGCGGACGCTGCGTGAGCGGTTGCCCGGAGCCGTCGGAGCGACGGAGGAGGAGATCGCCGCAGCCGAGGCACGCCTTGGTGTCACGCTGTCCGATGAGCTCAAGGCGCTGTACCGGGTGACACGGGTGTACGGCAAGGACGACGACTTCGATCTCGAGGAGGCGGACCGGGCCGGCGAGGCGGTCGGCTGCGAGCTCTCCGGCCTGGAGCACCTGTACAGCGTCGACGCGGCAGTGCGTCACCCCGGCTGGGACCACGGCGCGACGCATGCGGTCGGTACAGGGCCCGACGCAGCGGTGCAGGGTCTGGCCGGCTCTCCTGGCTGGATCGGCTTCGGGACCAACGGCGGCGACGAATTCGCCGTCGACCTGACCCCCGGCCCCACCGGCTACTTCGGGCAGATCATCCTGGTCGACCACGAGCAGAGCCTCGGTGCCGACCTGGTAGCCGATTCCCTCACCGATTTCGTCCTGGGCCGGATGCGAGAAGAAGTCCATGGCCGCCGCGCAGACGAGCCGCCCTCCGAGGCCAAAGTCGGCACCGGATGCCTCGAGACCATCCGAGCTGCCGCCCATCCCACCCTGGAGGTCCTGTCCATCGGGGCCTGGGACGGCGCACCCTTCAGCCTCACGCCTCTCGTCGGACTGCCCCGTCTGCGCACTCTGACCGCCATGCCCGGCACACTGGCCGACCCCCTGGAGGTCGCTGAGCTCACGGGACTGGAGTTCCTGGAGATCGGCGCGCAGGAATGGCGCGTCCTCCTGGACGCCGGAACCGTCCCGCGCACCCTGAAGGCGGCAGCCATCAAGGTGCGGGACAAGGACCACCTGCCCGTTGCAACCCTCGCGAACGAGATCCTGGCCCTCTGGGACCGCCCCAAGATCACACAAACGCTCCTCGCGGGAGAACTCGGCCTTCCGATCTAG
- a CDS encoding DUF6215 domain-containing protein, whose product MTEGVGTITTGAAIGQGITAVVLIGGMGLGLWVTGQAAGTTGEPKPVACPQVQAEKTPGKSPAERTAEATGSQLCAALHRPDLPSLLGTPGEVAKSAGGGASSSKPAGSGEEIHTPTASVEFETYTVHLRASRDGLTVATVAGLLGDGKPPRTVLGRPATFYSDRTLSISFRLDGSDTSSGPGVPTRALVVAMDPRDGGGSYELTLWRSDGTVPDDAVVLRVAEQVLPTVPGFAAAG is encoded by the coding sequence ATGACCGAAGGCGTCGGGACGATCACAACGGGCGCGGCGATAGGCCAGGGCATCACGGCCGTGGTGCTGATCGGGGGCATGGGACTCGGCCTCTGGGTGACCGGGCAGGCGGCCGGTACGACCGGCGAGCCGAAGCCCGTCGCCTGCCCGCAGGTCCAGGCGGAGAAGACGCCGGGGAAGAGCCCCGCGGAGAGGACCGCGGAGGCCACCGGGTCCCAGTTGTGTGCGGCGCTGCACCGTCCCGATCTCCCCAGCCTGCTGGGCACTCCGGGGGAGGTCGCGAAGAGCGCGGGCGGTGGCGCGAGCAGCTCCAAGCCGGCCGGCAGCGGCGAGGAGATCCACACCCCTACGGCCTCGGTCGAGTTCGAGACCTACACGGTGCACCTGAGGGCCTCCCGCGACGGGCTGACGGTCGCCACCGTGGCCGGGCTCCTCGGGGACGGTAAGCCGCCGCGGACGGTGCTGGGCCGTCCGGCCACCTTCTACTCGGACCGCACGCTCAGCATCAGCTTCCGCCTGGACGGCAGCGATACGAGCAGCGGCCCCGGTGTTCCGACCCGCGCCCTCGTGGTGGCCATGGACCCGCGGGACGGCGGCGGCTCCTACGAGCTGACCCTGTGGCGCTCCGACGGCACGGTGCCCGACGACGCGGTCGTTCTGCGGGTCGCCGAACAGGTGCTGCCGACGGTCCCGGGGTTCGCCGCGGCCGGGTGA
- a CDS encoding VOC family protein, whose protein sequence is MTIKLAQCFIAVDDHDKALAFYRDALGMEVRNDVAFEGMRWVTVGSPEQPDVEIVLEPPLADPGASPADRQAMAELLAKGVLRGVIFATDDVDATFERIRATGAEVLQEPVDQPYGVRDCAFRDPAGNMLRFNQPRNR, encoded by the coding sequence ATGACCATCAAGCTCGCGCAGTGCTTCATCGCCGTCGACGACCACGACAAGGCGCTCGCCTTCTACCGCGACGCCCTCGGCATGGAAGTGCGCAACGACGTCGCGTTCGAGGGGATGCGCTGGGTGACCGTCGGCTCGCCCGAGCAGCCCGACGTGGAGATCGTCCTCGAACCGCCGCTCGCCGATCCCGGGGCGTCGCCGGCCGACCGGCAGGCGATGGCGGAACTGCTGGCCAAGGGCGTGCTCCGCGGGGTGATCTTCGCGACGGACGACGTGGACGCCACCTTCGAGCGGATCCGGGCCACCGGCGCGGAGGTGCTCCAGGAGCCCGTCGACCAGCCGTACGGGGTCCGCGACTGCGCCTTCCGCGATCCGGCCGGCAACATGCTCCGCTTCAACCAGCCCCGGAACCGCTGA
- a CDS encoding helix-turn-helix transcriptional regulator, with protein MTIEDLVRLRRARDRMDRDYAEPLDVPALASGALMSPGHFSRSFRAAFGETPYSYLMTRRVERAKALLRRGDLSVTEVCFAVGCTSLGSFSSRFTELVGETPSAYRARRHEEGAAIPACVAKVLTRPVRRPAGSGGAGSAAAS; from the coding sequence GTGACGATCGAGGACCTGGTGAGGCTGCGGCGGGCCCGGGACCGGATGGACCGCGACTACGCCGAGCCGCTGGACGTACCGGCGCTGGCGTCCGGAGCCCTCATGTCGCCCGGGCACTTCTCCCGCAGCTTCCGGGCGGCCTTCGGGGAGACCCCGTACAGCTATCTGATGACCCGCCGCGTCGAGCGGGCGAAGGCGCTGCTGCGCCGGGGCGACCTGAGCGTGACCGAGGTCTGCTTCGCCGTCGGATGCACCTCGCTGGGATCGTTCAGCTCGCGCTTCACGGAGCTGGTCGGCGAGACCCCGAGCGCGTACCGGGCCCGGCGCCACGAGGAGGGCGCCGCCATCCCGGCGTGTGTCGCCAAGGTCCTCACCCGTCCGGTCCGCAGGCCTGCGGGCAGCGGGGGAGCGGGATCCGCGGCCGCGTCGTAG
- a CDS encoding DUF5997 family protein, protein MLDTLDPMTSHQTTQTMKPATAAKKLGVYLEATPAEFQEGVVSRTELTALQAEPPQWLQDLRASGPHPRPVVASKLGVSIAGLARGGVTEALTTEQIEALKQEMPEWLAKERATQADVRKEAVRIKQMQAEKAEKAQKTEK, encoded by the coding sequence ATGCTCGATACCCTGGACCCCATGACGTCGCACCAGACCACCCAGACCATGAAGCCCGCTACCGCGGCGAAGAAGCTGGGTGTGTACCTCGAGGCCACCCCCGCAGAGTTCCAGGAGGGTGTCGTCTCGCGCACCGAGCTCACCGCCCTCCAGGCCGAGCCGCCCCAGTGGCTGCAGGACCTCCGAGCCAGCGGCCCGCACCCCCGTCCGGTGGTCGCGTCGAAGCTCGGCGTCTCCATCGCCGGTCTGGCGCGCGGCGGTGTCACCGAGGCGCTCACCACGGAGCAGATCGAGGCTCTGAAGCAGGAGATGCCGGAGTGGCTCGCCAAGGAGCGCGCCACCCAGGCTGACGTCCGCAAGGAGGCCGTCCGCATCAAGCAGATGCAGGCGGAGAAGGCCGAGAAGGCGCAGAAGACCGAGAAGTAG
- a CDS encoding LysR family substrate-binding domain-containing protein: MTDSRTPPSFQLAYVPGVTPTKWVRIWKERLPDVPLTLVQVAPAEAPALLRGGGADAGFVRLPIDRTDLSAIPLYTETTVVVIPKDHLMAASEELSIEELADDIVLHPLDDTLEWEQLPGKAALQRPETTADAIELVAAGIGVLVVPQSLARLHHRKDLTYRTLVDAPESRVALSWPEADETPELVEEFIGIVRGRTVNSSRGRGRTQPEPEPKKAKPARKPAPRSGGKPAAKNPRSGAPKGGKATAKSTGKRGKPRGR; the protein is encoded by the coding sequence GTGACAGACTCCCGGACACCCCCGTCGTTCCAGCTCGCATACGTCCCCGGGGTGACTCCCACGAAGTGGGTCCGGATCTGGAAGGAACGCCTGCCCGACGTTCCGCTGACCCTCGTCCAGGTCGCTCCGGCCGAAGCACCCGCCCTGTTGCGCGGCGGCGGCGCCGACGCCGGGTTCGTCCGGCTGCCGATCGACCGTACGGACCTCAGCGCGATCCCGCTCTACACCGAGACCACGGTCGTCGTGATCCCGAAGGACCACCTCATGGCCGCGTCCGAGGAGCTGTCGATCGAGGAGCTGGCCGACGACATCGTGCTCCACCCGCTGGACGACACCCTGGAGTGGGAGCAGCTGCCGGGCAAGGCCGCGCTCCAGCGCCCGGAGACCACGGCCGACGCGATCGAGCTGGTGGCCGCGGGCATCGGAGTGCTGGTCGTGCCCCAGTCGCTCGCGCGGCTGCACCACCGCAAGGACCTCACGTACCGGACCCTCGTGGACGCCCCCGAGTCGCGTGTCGCACTGTCGTGGCCCGAGGCGGACGAGACGCCCGAACTGGTCGAGGAGTTCATCGGGATCGTGCGCGGGCGTACGGTCAACAGCTCGCGCGGACGCGGCCGTACGCAGCCCGAGCCCGAACCGAAGAAGGCGAAGCCGGCGCGCAAGCCGGCCCCCCGCTCGGGCGGCAAGCCCGCCGCCAAGAACCCGCGCTCCGGCGCACCCAAGGGTGGCAAGGCCACGGCGAAGTCCACCGGCAAGCGCGGGAAGCCCCGGGGCCGCTAG
- a CDS encoding carbohydrate-binding module family 14 protein, with the protein MLRIGKGWARLAASAVGAVLAVGLPVVGLGAAPASAAEGSCAGGVTVRLPRPQDQRFYVQCGGGTATVVACPTGQVFAPGTQLCEAPELVRPAVATVTTAGPAKLNGLLFGVRNLSTTVRIADAPAGLDGVPVTFTTVGGRTLCTAVTDQFGAARCDSPARLTIPLDEILRGYRATYAGIGGIYLSSSATAPIALL; encoded by the coding sequence GTGTTGCGTATCGGCAAGGGGTGGGCCCGGCTCGCCGCGTCGGCCGTCGGGGCGGTACTCGCCGTGGGTCTACCGGTCGTGGGCCTGGGGGCCGCGCCCGCGAGCGCCGCCGAGGGCTCGTGCGCCGGGGGCGTCACCGTGCGGCTGCCGCGACCGCAGGACCAGCGGTTCTACGTCCAGTGCGGGGGCGGGACCGCCACCGTCGTGGCCTGCCCCACCGGGCAGGTCTTCGCTCCCGGCACCCAGCTCTGCGAGGCGCCCGAGCTGGTCCGGCCCGCCGTAGCCACGGTCACCACGGCCGGTCCGGCGAAGCTGAACGGGCTGCTCTTCGGGGTCAGGAACCTCAGCACCACCGTGCGGATCGCGGACGCCCCGGCCGGGCTGGACGGCGTACCCGTCACCTTCACCACCGTCGGTGGCCGGACCCTCTGCACCGCCGTCACCGACCAGTTCGGAGCCGCCCGCTGCGACAGCCCGGCCCGGCTGACGATCCCGCTGGACGAGATCCTGCGCGGCTACCGGGCCACCTACGCGGGCATCGGCGGGATCTACCTCTCCTCCTCCGCCACCGCCCCCATCGCGCTCCTCTAG